The following coding sequences are from one Chitinivibrionales bacterium window:
- a CDS encoding response regulator, whose product MKILVVDDCYSLQALMEDILTFLHYEDIHFADNAQEALEKIPVLSPDCILLDWHMPDMNGLELLQHLKCDMHTRDIPVIMLTAESKLDNVKKAIECGAEGYILKPINEELLRIRLMDVEREHFLGLKK is encoded by the coding sequence ATGAAAATTTTAGTTGTCGATGATTGCTACTCCCTTCAGGCGCTTATGGAAGATATCCTCACCTTCTTGCATTATGAGGACATCCACTTTGCCGATAATGCGCAGGAAGCACTTGAAAAAATCCCAGTCCTTTCACCCGACTGTATTCTGCTCGATTGGCACATGCCCGATATGAACGGCCTGGAACTCCTGCAACACCTTAAATGTGACATGCATACACGAGATATCCCGGTGATCATGCTTACCGCAGAATCGAAACTGGACAATGTCAAAAAGGCAATCGAGTGCGGGGCTGAAGGCTACATTCTCAAGCCAATCAACGAAGAGCTTCTGCGCATACGGCTTATGGATGTTGAGCGGGAGCATTTTCTGGGATTGAAGAAATAG
- a CDS encoding PAS domain S-box protein: MCTRYRQGECSMNEHPIPPDSNDTLHARITQLEKENSAYAAIKAELNRTEQQYETLVQTIPDIVYIIDKNGQFSFLNDSVRQLGFEPESLIGKHFSSILHPNDLDSVSRNTVLPKCKGRITGDDKSPKLFDERRSGERKTRDLEVRVLTNNILGLETDELVVFSLVSSSGYYAENPKTRKREFCGTIGSLRDITHRKRTERALKESERRFRETADLLPTVICEFDLGKRLTYINKLGFELMGYTEDDFQTGIMLNTVIHPEEHERVDDYFKRVIEGKSFQAAEYRVICKDGSELTMLINASAMKRRNRVVGVRIGAINITDKKEMEKELQKAQILESLGILAGGIGHDFNNILTGIYGNVQLAHKKLLKGEDIKGFLEGIEKASDRAVSLSRQLLTFSKGGDPIKKTASITDILKETAEFGLHGSNVGCEFRIADGLWRCNMDVSQISQVFNNLVINAAQAMPEGGAIKIGAENIRIGPDTRLPLKEGNYIKAWVQDHGIGIKKENIEKIFDPYFSTKQEGSGLGLAVSYSIISKHEGLITAASTLGKGTTFYIYLPAVQEASGKKSIPGETKTEGKGRVLLMDDDEIVKIVGEEILTDSGYLVVTAERGETAIKLYQNGMDSGAPFDIVILDLTVPGGMGGRETIKHLQSIDPTVTAVVSSGYSDDPVMANPENYGFSGVVSKPYNIDDLNSMLNRLIQKKRAS, translated from the coding sequence ATGTGTACCAGGTATCGTCAAGGAGAATGTTCAATGAATGAGCACCCGATTCCGCCCGATTCTAATGATACACTCCACGCGCGGATTACGCAGCTCGAAAAAGAAAACAGCGCGTATGCCGCAATCAAAGCGGAGCTTAATCGGACCGAACAGCAATATGAAACGCTGGTTCAAACCATTCCCGATATTGTTTATATAATCGATAAGAACGGTCAGTTTTCATTTCTCAATGATTCGGTCCGTCAACTCGGATTTGAACCGGAATCACTTATCGGAAAGCATTTCAGCAGCATTCTCCATCCCAATGATCTCGATTCTGTAAGCAGGAACACCGTTCTTCCTAAATGTAAAGGCAGAATTACCGGTGATGACAAGTCGCCCAAACTTTTTGATGAACGCCGGTCGGGAGAAAGAAAAACCAGGGACCTGGAAGTCCGGGTTCTTACGAATAATATTCTGGGGCTGGAAACCGATGAACTGGTTGTTTTCAGTTTGGTGAGTTCATCGGGGTACTATGCGGAAAATCCCAAAACCAGAAAACGGGAATTTTGCGGAACAATCGGTTCCCTTCGTGACATAACCCATCGTAAGCGGACCGAACGCGCGCTCAAAGAGAGCGAACGGCGGTTCCGGGAAACAGCCGACCTTCTTCCCACGGTGATCTGTGAATTTGACCTCGGTAAACGTCTTACCTATATCAACAAACTCGGCTTTGAGCTGATGGGCTATACCGAAGATGATTTCCAGACGGGAATAATGCTCAACACTGTTATTCATCCTGAGGAACATGAGCGTGTTGACGATTATTTCAAGCGGGTAATTGAAGGAAAGAGTTTTCAGGCCGCCGAATACCGTGTAATCTGTAAAGATGGTTCCGAATTGACTATGCTTATTAATGCATCTGCAATGAAACGGCGAAACAGAGTGGTCGGAGTACGGATCGGGGCGATCAATATCACGGATAAAAAGGAGATGGAAAAGGAGCTTCAAAAGGCACAGATATTGGAATCCCTGGGAATTCTGGCCGGGGGCATAGGGCACGATTTTAATAATATCCTTACAGGAATATACGGAAATGTCCAGCTTGCTCACAAAAAACTCCTCAAGGGAGAGGATATTAAAGGATTTCTGGAAGGAATCGAGAAAGCTTCCGATCGGGCGGTTTCCCTTTCCAGACAGCTCCTGACTTTTTCAAAAGGCGGAGACCCGATCAAAAAAACCGCTTCCATTACCGACATACTCAAGGAAACAGCGGAATTCGGACTCCATGGCTCGAATGTGGGATGTGAGTTCAGAATAGCCGACGGACTATGGCGGTGTAACATGGATGTCAGTCAAATCAGTCAGGTGTTTAACAATCTGGTCATCAATGCGGCACAAGCTATGCCTGAGGGTGGGGCGATAAAAATCGGTGCGGAGAATATCAGAATCGGCCCCGATACCCGGCTCCCACTTAAGGAAGGAAATTATATAAAAGCATGGGTGCAGGATCACGGTATCGGCATCAAAAAAGAAAATATCGAAAAAATATTCGATCCCTATTTTTCCACCAAACAGGAGGGTAGCGGCCTTGGCCTTGCCGTTTCCTATTCGATTATCTCAAAACATGAAGGACTCATTACCGCAGCATCAACCCTGGGAAAAGGTACCACATTCTATATCTATCTCCCGGCAGTCCAGGAAGCGAGCGGTAAAAAATCGATCCCTGGGGAAACTAAAACTGAAGGCAAAGGCAGAGTACTGCTTATGGATGATGATGAAATTGTGAAAATCGTTGGTGAAGAAATACTTACCGACAGCGGGTATCTTGTGGTTACCGCCGAGCGGGGTGAAACCGCAATTAAGCTCTATCAAAACGGTATGGATTCCGGCGCCCCCTTCGATATCGTCATACTCGACCTCACTGTCCCCGGAGGGATGGGCGGGCGAGAGACCATCAAACATCTGCAGTCCATAGACCCGACCGTCACGGCAGTTGTATCCAGCGGCTACTCCGACGATCCGGTAATGGCAAATCCGGAAAATTACGGATTCAGCGGGGTTGTTTCAAAACCCTATAATATCGATGATCTCAATTCGATGTTGAACCGACTGATACAAAAAAAACGGGCATCCTGA